ttgtagtattttatataaatatattcataaacaaatgtggaataaaatataatcatctagtttagtgtaatatgatttttttacatacatttttacatcatttgtcaaaaaacagagctgttttcagcatatgtccggacaaatattacaaaaatgcattaaaatttacatttagaaataactaataaaattatatttaaatgttttttacgcttacatgccatcaaggtggataaaatatttaatatttctcattctttggcgcaaatggcagttacaccatttgacattttcaggatCATTTAGTCTTATCTTCACTTTCataaaatggtgcaaatgtattttttattgcataaaattaacataaatacactatgtgcattgaaataaacctgtggcgtgcttttaaaacaagttttttaaaaagatttttgaatttctcatcttgccaaaccgtttttgtcactgacccatatACTAGGTGTTTAAGACACTCTTTATACCTCGTAGAACTTGCAGACAGGTTGACCTGGGTTACTGTGATGCTGTGCTCGTATGTATGACGCTGTCAGGCTGTGACACTTTCCATCTACCTCTTTTCCGAATCGCAGAGAGCTCACCTGTAAACACATATTCAGTCCTGCTTAGCAATGCATTCACTTGCACTTGCATTATTGAAACCACAAATATAGTTTTTAATTATCACAAATCTGTCCGTTTAAATACTTATGTTCGCACAACCTCAGGGTGAATGCACAGATTTTTTCGTGAAGAAAGTGCAAGCGCAAGGAAGTTGGCTTGGGCTCCTGTTTCCTTTGCGTAGTAATCTATAAGTTTCCTTAACTCCTCTACAACCTGTGATATGGTAAAGATATGACATAGAGGTTTAACCAATGAACAACTCAAACAGTGGgttataaacatgtatataatATTAGTTCATAAATACCTTCTCTATCTCAGGGACAGTCCGAGAGCAGTAGATGAGTTTAGTCACTTCTAATGGGTAAGCCTGAAAGTGAGCAATATAAACCATGATGCACAGCTGTCAGATTGTTATCACTTTGAAATGTTATAATCATATCTTATTTACCTTCTGGTAAGCAACGATGAGGGAAAGAAGAGAAATCGTTTTTCCTGTTCCTGAAGGCATCTCGAGAACTCCATGACCCTGTGTAGTCATAATAGATGGGGAAAATACACACTTAGTGGGTTGGGATAATCTGGGTTCACGGTATTTATCTTTCTCAAATACATAAGATTATGTCAGTTAACTATATGTAGTTTAAATAATGTTGGCTAATAGCATACCTTTGCATCAAGTGTCCTCTTGAGTTCAAGCATGTATGAGTATTGTTCGGGATAAATGTAGTCATACGGAAAGTAGACTAATAACCCATCGATGTTTATCCTAAAGTGATGATTAAGAGATGTATTAGAAATTTAAAACCTACTTGTTCGATTATAAAAACCAATTGTTTGCGTTTTCCTCTTTGAAGCAATGCTATTAACTTCGTCGTTACGTTAAGGGTTAACGTTTTACTTACTTCATGTTGGCTTGTGGCGAGACTTTGCAGCTCTCGAGGTCAGTTTTTCACTTTTTCGCAAATAAATGCGTTTCTATCTACATTAGTGGTATGGAAAGACAACAGTCATGTAAAGGGTCGATCAGGCATTAGCAATAGCACGAGACGCTGTCGCAACTAAAACGCGTAATCTGTTTTGCTTCTCTAATTGGTCGTTCGTTTGAAAGCCCTTCGCAATGTTTTATCTCATTGGATGATGGTTAGGTTTGGGGTGGAACTGTTTATAGACCTAAATAATCGAAATGGAGCGCAGACTTGTGTGGATCAAATTTTCAACCCCACCAAAAATGGGGTGTGGCTAGAGGGcatacagctacggccaaaatCTCGTGAAATCTCgcctgttttcatcctaatcatACCTCCAAACCTAACCCAAAACCCAACATTTTACGGGATTTAAGCCTAAGCTGTATCATATGTATAGAGAACCGCTGTGTTTCGCTCTAATCATACctccaaacctaaccctaaacccaacatctcgcgagatttgtctgtagctgtatcccctctagCCAGAACCAAAAAAGTAGTCGGTATAATTGTTggattattataaattattttagtgTTTGTTAAAACTTTTTGTTCAAATACGTTAATTATacgtatttatatattatactttataataataattcataaattataaaacagttaatatttacatttttaaaaattaaatgataTTTGGAAAATtattcatgttatttatgttattttttaattattacagcataaatattttataaaatattttatttacatatttcattattattacaacaacaacacatataGTGTAATATAATACCCCAATGAAGATAAATCTTTGCACAGATTTTGTTTTTACACAGATTTTGTTTGTACTCAGTGAAGGCAGAGAAAAAATTATCATGGTAAAAGATTAATATGTTATAAATATCCTCATTTTACTCATAAGAATGTGAAACTAAAATCAATTGGTCATGTAAATAAAATTCTCCTAAATTTACTATAatttacagtactgtgcaaaagtcttagaccaccatgctaccattagatttgttgtttttgcaaatgtatagtgatcatatataattatttctcagtctttttattagaatacaaccagaaaatacaggaaatgtgtatatagtataaaaaaacagtataaaattaaatcctaatttctaattctaatcgaatgacttcaggacttcagtctcctcaaaaaagcttaagatgtgtttcgtgccaagagaggtcacactaaatactgactgatgcctgaagaagacatttagttctgaaaattgttttgtttttaattttgtgtacatatttcctgtattttctggttgtatagtaaataaaaagagtgaaataaaccgagtgaaaaataaatatggaaggacattaaaactttgctaaaacaacaaagctggtggcctttgcacagtactgtatataatttAACTTTGTGCAAAACCTTTGAAAAATATGCATATAATAGCTTAATGAGTAATATACAAAATGAAAAAGTTGTTAGTGTTTGAATATTTAAACTCTCCAGTTACGTCAGAATGCATTGTAGtagcaaaacatattaaaactgTTTCTGTCATGCTATAGCAATGTTGTGCTATGTCTCCttcacagaaataaatgaacagCATCATagtcatacactctaaaaaaactaacggtgctatatagaaccaaaactgttgctttggattgtaatcatagaagaaccgtttccAGTGCCACACAGCACCGGCGAAGCACCAgcgaagcacctgtgtagaaccatataggggccatatagaaccactataccaccaaatatggttctacatcgCACCATTGGGTACTACACAGGTGCCCCACCGGCGCCTCACCGGTGCTACACGGCACCAAAAACGGCTCCTCCACGactacgagcaaagaaccacttttggtgctatatagcatcgtttgtttttagagtgtagagttaaaaatgtaacaattatTTCCAAAGTGGCAATGTTAAAATGATTTATGTTTAAATATGCCTTGCAGTTTTTGTGGCACAAGCAGTCATTGTTTTATCATCTCAATCCATACATTGTCCTCTGAGACAGCCATAAGATGACATGCATGGGCCGGCACCAATATTCAAGTATCTCAAGTCGCCCCAATCATAACTCATGTCTCTCCTCCACACTCTTATACCGGTCCATGATCTTAAGAACGTCCTCTAAAATGGATGGTCCCAGATCTAGATCCAAAACCATTAGGGACTCGGATCGTGACATGATGGGTGATACAGCCGGAGACTCGCAGTTTTCACTTCGCAGGTCTTCATTACTGAGCCCTGCATCTGAGTCCAAACTCAAGCCTCGTTTCGGGTCCAGTGGACCGCAGCTTTCCGAGATGGAATCATCAGATGATTCCTCAGACATTGAGCCTGTGGAAGGCACCAAGTGTGGAAAGACTGGGATTGAAGCAGAGAGAGTAAGATCATGACTGGCACTCCTGCGGTGCACAATCCCTTCCTCACACACAGACATAGAGCGCTGCTGCTGAATGCACTGATGCGCTTGTGAACTGTAATGATGATTCTGATGAACAGGAGACGAGTGCTCATCTAAATGTAAACGGGGTGGTTTAGGAGGAGGCTGCTCGGGGTCAATAAACACTGGCATGGAGATAGTGTTTTTTAGAAGAAAACCGTGATGGGAATTATGGCTCCGATGATAAGTGTGGCTTTTGCTGTTCATGTCGAAGATCTCATCTAGTCGCCTTTCCATGCCGTGGGAATGAGAGTTAGGTGGTTGGTTGAGGGCTGGAAGCATGTCGAGCTTGCCTTGCAAAAATCCCACATCACCAAACATGTCACCCTCTCCTTCAGGCCCGACGTGGGCACTGTGACGCAAGTCGCCCATCGGTGGGCTTATCATGTCACCTGATAGAAAGTCACGTATTCTCAGCTTCCTGCCCCGCTTTGGTGTGGTCGTCTTTAAGTAGATAGGAGTCTTGGCTGGCATCCTGTTGCCCAGAATTCAGTGTGAAACGTTAATGTCTGCTGTGATCGTTTGTTTCAGTATTTAAGAGGAACTGAGTCCTCAGTCTGATATTAGATTTCTCATAAGTTTTAGATGGTTTATTTCACTTTTAAATCTCTTGATGGTAACTCTTCGAAGACTTTGTCCTCTGGATTAATTTAAGTTTGTGACTCCTGTATTGGAATTCTTCAGCAGCTCTTGGAATGTGACATCGCAACACCAAATCCACAGATCTGAGAAACAAATGAAAAAGATTTACAACCTGTGAAAGTCAAGACTGGGATGCTGCATGTCAATAAACAAAAGTACAAATTTTTACTGAGCAACTCTGTGTTTTTCTTAACCCCTGTTAGGCGACTTGGGTTTTTCTTTCTAGTCTTTGCAGTGGCTTTCCTATAAATTAAATCTCCCATAAAAGAGCACATATTCAGGAAGctgttacaaacatttatttgtttttcaaaaggtataatatgatttttttctatGAAACCAACTGACCCAGAACATGGTTGTAAGTTGAAATAGAAATTTGACTGAACCATACTAaccttcattttaaattattttaaatagtttaaataatgattttaatgCAGGGGGAAAATTTACAGATAAACATATAGACTCTCTctatacacacacatagatagatagatagatagatagatagatagatagatagatagatagatagatagatagatagatagatagatagatagatagatagatagatagatagatagatagatagatactgtgcAAGTCTTAGGCcgccatgctaccattagatttgttgtttttgcaattgtatagtgttcatatataattatttctcagtctctttattagaatacaaccagaaaatacaggaaatgtgtatgtagtattaaaaacagtataaacgtataagctgaagtgtcaagtatttagagTAAACCCCCTTTCACTtaagcaatagcaggcagctgtaggatctcttaaacctaaatgaaatgaaatcctaatttctTATTCTAATCCAATGACTTTAGGACTAGggctgtcatgattatgaaatttggttgatggttaattgtctaatcaATTGTGATGATTATGACGATTAGTTGCCTGTTTTAGTgctttgacgattatgacgattaattgtctgttttattgctttgacatttaattctcatacttgtttttgtttgtttaagaaaCAATTtccacacattgttgtgattattataatgaaatattttgcaaggtttacctggcagtaaatattaatacacataacatacagtatatttaaaagtaatctgataatgTCTCATTTATAacggcgctgcagctcccccttgtgtttttagagagatgtgcaatcattgcggtgatctgaaatcatcgcgatgaggtcaaacaatcccAATAAGACAATGataattatttaatcattgtgacagcaaTATAttaggacttcagtctcctcaaaaaagctgaAGATGTGTTTCATCCAAAAGAGGTCaaactaaatactgactgatccctgaagaagacatttatgaaaattgttttgtttttaatcttgtgtacatatttcctgtattttctgtttgtatcttaaaaaagagtgaaaaattaatatagatttacattaaaactttgctaaaacaacaaagctggtgatggacTTTTGAcagtactatatatatatatatatatatatatatatatatatatatatatatatatatatatatatatatatataacgagaaagagagaaagataaTATATAGTCTGCATATGTATACAGACAGATTTATTGTTTATAACTGTGAAACCCTATGTATGTCCCACCCCACACTGGGTTTATGTCTGGTCTTAAATGCCCTGagtgttttcttttaatgaaACTGCTTGAAAGCGGTTATTTTTGCTTCACCCCGCAGACTTAAGCTAATTACGCCGTATGTCTCTATTAAAGCGGTCAGAAGACAGGGTGTGTATTACATTTCTGTTATTGTTTCTTTCTGAGGGCCACATGTTTTTAACATTTAGACAGTTTAAAGCCCCGATGCTGAGATTTATAGGCGTGTGACGCAACTGTAAAAACAAGATTGTAAAAGTGAATTACAATTAGGCTATATTGAATTTAGTTTAAAGTTGTGTGTTATTTCAAAAGCGAGCCTGGAAAGGTAAAAACAGCAAGAAATATGGTAAACACACTGATACACACAGATGTACAGTGTTATGCAATCGTGCACCATTCGTCCTTCGGATCAGCCTATTCCTGGATTTCCCCAGTACACCACATGGTGTCATAGCATTATCTTAGATAAAGTTTCAGAAGGCATACACCCATCAGAAATCTTTCTATACAATACAAAAACTGAAttaattcatattattttcatttgtttgttttgttctcccacatgaaaaaatactgtataataggctactatagtaaactgtagtaaaaaagATACTGTAGTGGTTTTGAACCATaccaaaataaatgtactacagtatttactacagGTTATGTTCACTGTAAATAGTTGTTAACAGCCTACTACAGAATGCTGTAGCCTATTAACAACTACTGTAACGACTGTAATAGTACATTAACAGTTTACGTATAAGTACAGTAATAGGCTACTATAATATACCACAGTATACTAAAGTTTATCAGTTTTAACcatacttttaataaataaaagtaaattatttACCACCAATCAACCTAAATAAAGCGACATATGAGCAGATAGCCCTCTGTGTAATTCTGTACGGCTAAAGTCTTCCTCAAGGTGGACAAACCTCCTATAAACATAAACTGTCTGTTTACTGTATATGTCAATAAAAAAACAGTtgtcaaaataattttatatatggCTTTCGTCAAGCACATGATGTATCGGAATCCACCAAAAATATCCCTACGCGACTCATATCTAGTCTAACGTTACACCTGAGCgtttgttttaaagtttaaaaaaaatgtgatgtggATAATCTACAATACACCGAAatgtgtcagaaatgtcaacAAGAGTATACTTGCCTTCGACAATAGCGTCGAAAATCTCGTTGCCCTCTCCAGGTAGGTTATTCTGGGATGTTAATAGATAAGCTGATCTCAGTGCGCTTTCTCTGTGTGGTATAGTGTAAACCTCTTAAGTGAGCTGAAGCTGAGGGTGACGTGAAGCGCGAGGAGGGCAGGAGCGGGGGCGCGCGTGTGTTGCCCGGAAATCTTTGGGAGTACCAGAGGCAGACTGCACATGACCCTAAATTGCGCAACGAAATAAATATCAATAGTACTCATACTTCAATGTTACACCCTGCAATTATTAAAACTCAGAATTAGCATagcttgtttttatttttactttgtcCAAATAgaaatttattatataaatattatttgttaataaattcatgtaattaattacaaatgttagaaaatgtcctaaaaCTTTCATTCAGATGTTTTTGAGTATTCATATTTTAACATAGGATACGCAAATATTTTAagatagaaaatattttaatattttaaagctaCATAACTGTTATTATGGGGCatttcctagtcccagactaaaatgcatgtttgagctgcaataattttaaaaacaccttgcattgatattttaacatataagtgacattgttttgtctcaatatgcacaccagtattgtttttaaggtatgtttgtaaaaactacttaaatcatctaatataactaaggcctagtcctggattaggctaaaccctgtccggaacACTGcctctatggggtggtttcccggacagggattagaccagactaaaataaatgtaagggctgtccaaactgaaaacaacttacactgacatatcttaaaatacatcagtgtcctttgttttgcctcaaaatgcacacaagtaatgtttttagtaaggtatgtttgtctaaactagttatattttctaattaaactaaggccttgtcctggtTTAAACTAATCCCAGTCCTGGAAACTACCCCATTTAGGTTTAATCCCCAGgtaacactgataaaatatataccttgtaatgcactataAGGCACTTTTAGATGGTTATAGTTTAGGCAGGTTTAAAAAGAGGTCAGGGTGTAAATGTTTTCCATCTTTTTAAAGCGACTGAGACTTGTTTTCGGCTAGAAGCTGTGATGAGGTCGTATGTAACCGTCTGCCAGAGCACTTTAACTGAGACAAAAATGCAGATGTGTGCATGTAACAAGATGTTAAAAACAGCAAAGAAAACCTACCTCttatttgctgtaattatttttttccaaattagAAACATTTGTTTGACGCGGTCCACAAAGTTACACTATTGGCCAAGTTGACCTCAGACTACAAATATGCATACAAGGCCTTCTTAAAGCATCCAGTAAAACAGATGTCAGTGTGTTTTATAGCTCTGTGGGTTTAGGCTCCAGTTAATATTAAATCAACAATTGCCTTTTTTTACTTACAAGAGTTCGAAATTTGTAACTTAAAGACATCTAACATACAGTACCACAGTCTAACCCATATTTTGTTTTGCCATGTCTGAAAAATCCTTTTTTTAAAGATCTTCCTGTAAATCTCATCATGATTTCATTTTGTGTTCATTGTGATGACACACTTGACTACGCCATAGTTCAGTCAACCATAAATGCCCcattatgtgtaaaaaaaaacttccatAGAAAGTTATGATTCAGTGACCTAGAAATGTCTCTCTTCCCACAGACAAAATGCTAATAGCATTAACACTTCATTTTGTACAATTGGAAAAACCTTTCTTTAAAACGACAGGGTGTACACATTAATGAAACAGCCAATTTAACGGAAACTATCGTTGGATTAAGACTGTCCTCCCCTTATCGCATTTCTTGGAAAGTCTTTTATGTGTGTTCTGGTTGAATTAATCAGCTCTAATCCTAACATCAGAACTTAAGGGTTCAGTTAGTGGTCAGCTCTGACGTAAATTAGACAAAATGGACCCTCTGGTCAAACAACACCCCTCTTCTGTTGAGGCCTAGCAAGTCGTCAATCCATCAAAGACGTCACTGTGTATCTTGTATGAACGGGCAGTAAGTGAGGAATGCTGAACGAGAGAACGAGATTTTTTTTTAGGACAATTGACTAGCTAAGTGACCCTACCAGCAGGAATTCTGGGAATTTAGAGATGTGACATGTGGTTTGCATTAGTGCTCTGAACGTTTTCACAGCATGCAAGCCTGTCCCGATGCATTTTGAAGGATGACACGCTAAGCTTGAATGATAAAGGACTATAATTCCCCTAGGAATCAACATTGGTCTCAGACAATTGTGAAATGTGTCTTTTCAtctaaaaaatataacttttggATACTTGTTATGCTTAAAAATGTCAGTGTTAttgcaaaaaaatctgtattttcctatgccaattttttaaataacttttaacaaCTTACAATGCGATTTGTCATGTACGTATGACAGTGGCGGCCGGCGACTTCTTTATtcaagggcgctcgatgcgaagttcgtcacaacatgtatgtagcctgtcatgtgtgtggtttgtagtTTCAAAATATGTTGTCTGCGTGTCGAGtgatgtgcatcacgtgtcttgtcaaaataaggagacgcgtctaaagggtttatgataaaagagacactcgcgtttgccagatactcacataatctcatgcgtaatcagagtttactgttaagggagtgtcttgcgtgtattttgtgaacgtgagtgtaatttttatcataaactgttttgacGCCTGTGCAGCAGGcaattattttgacaaaacacgtcaTGCAGATGGTTCAcgtgacacaacaaacacatgttttgaatttgcacccctcggatgagcaatcacgagccgccactga
This sequence is a window from Misgurnus anguillicaudatus chromosome 24, ASM2758022v2, whole genome shotgun sequence. Protein-coding genes within it:
- the LOC129438016 gene encoding cdc42 effector protein 2; its protein translation is MPAKTPIYLKTTTPKRGRKLRIRDFLSGDMISPPMGDLRHSAHVGPEGEGDMFGDVGFLQGKLDMLPALNQPPNSHSHGMERRLDEIFDMNSKSHTYHRSHNSHHGFLLKNTISMPVFIDPEQPPPKPPRLHLDEHSSPVHQNHHYSSQAHQCIQQQRSMSVCEEGIVHRRSASHDLTLSASIPVFPHLVPSTGSMSEESSDDSISESCGPLDPKRGLSLDSDAGLSNEDLRSENCESPAVSPIMSRSESLMVLDLDLGPSILEDVLKIMDRYKSVEERHEL